The following proteins are co-located in the Lepus europaeus isolate LE1 chromosome 15, mLepTim1.pri, whole genome shotgun sequence genome:
- the LOC133774313 gene encoding jun dimerization protein 2-like: MISDPFVTTSSLPGQDPLTGRPGSALIVKELKCIGTIIVPLLEIKLGMPDAAVDISTEVTTKDLRKKEVVKKAEHEKDEVNLDKRPQPVKSKLDEQEERRKRRLEQNKAVWARRKERTETLQREFERLEFRNAVLKIQVRELEQERQQLILVLNRRRPTCIVRTDSIPTPWI; encoded by the coding sequence ATGATTTCAGACCCTTTTGTGACCACGAGCTCTCTGCCAGGGCAAGACCCCCTGACCGGACGGCCCGGCTCGGCTCTGATCGTAAAGGAGCTGAAATGCATTGGGACCATAATCGTGCCCTTGCTGGAGATAAAGCTGGGCATGCCTGACGCAGCCGTGGACATCAGCACCGAGGTCACCACCAAggacttaagaaagaaagaagtggtaAAGAAGGCGGAGCATGAGAAAGACGAGGTAAACCTGGACAAGAGGCCCCAACCTGTAAAAAGTAAGCTCGACGAACAGGAGGAGCGGAGGAAAAGGCGCTTGGAACAGAACAAGGCGGTGTGGGCCCGGAGGAAGGAGCGCACGGAGACCCTGCAGCGGGAGTTTGAGCGGCTGGAGTTCAGAAACGCGGTACTAAAGATACaggtcagggagctggagcaggagcggcaGCAGCTGATTCTCGTACTGAACCGGCGCCGCCCCACCTGCATTGTCCGCACCGACAGCATCCCTACCCCTTGGATCTAA
- the LOC133774714 gene encoding CCAAT/enhancer-binding protein epsilon-like: MFASRGFEGFQEEQSPALLSDLSAMESAPNNDPGTGAVKEKLREKLRGPEGSRGGSRGSYNPLQYQVAHCGQMAVHLPPTLTAPGQPLCVPEAPVATIVPPNSPLKAPSPADPSEEDKEEVKDSLEYRLRRERNNIAVRKSRDKAKRRILEIQQYMAENEQLRSRVRQLTQELDILRRCLKAIINLLSLVSTEIKS; the protein is encoded by the exons atgttcgCCTCCCGGGGCTTCGAAGGCTTCCAAGAGGAGCAGTCCCCAGCTTTGCTCTCCGACCTCTCTGCCATGGAGTCGGCACCTAACAACGAccctgggactggggctgtgaAGGAGAAGCTCCGGGAGAAACTCCGGGGGCCAGAGGGCAGCCGAGGTGGCAGCCGGGGCAGCTATAATCCCCTGCAGTACCAGGTGGCACACTGCGGGCAGATGGCCGTGCACCTGCCTCCGACCTTGacggcaccag gccagcccctgtgcgtccccgaggcccccGTGGCCACCATCGTGCCCCCCAACAGCCCCCTCAAGGCGCCCTCCCCGGCTGACCCCTCggaggaggacaaggaggaagTGAAGGACAGCCTGGAATACCGGCTGCGGCGGGAGCGCAACAATATCGCCGTGCGCAAGAGCAGGGATAAGGCCAAGCGGCGCATCCTGGAGATACAACAGTACATGGCAGAAAATGAGCAGCTGCGCAGCCGCGTGAGGCAGCTCACGCAGGAGCTGGATATCCTGCGCAGGTGTTTGAAAGCTATTATAAATTTGTTGTCATTGGTCAGtacagaaattaaaagttaa